One window of the Lactococcus lactis genome contains the following:
- the rnpM gene encoding RNase P modulator RnpM has product MKQKKTPMRKSLVSNEQFPKKDLLRIAYNKEGEISIDPSGKAHGRGAYIAILNKEAREAKKKRVFDRAFQTKIADEFYDELITYVEHLVARRELESATYSADLAPDYD; this is encoded by the coding sequence ATGAAACAGAAAAAAACTCCAATGAGAAAATCTTTAGTCTCGAATGAACAATTTCCCAAAAAGGATTTGTTACGGATTGCTTATAATAAAGAGGGAGAAATTTCAATTGACCCTTCTGGTAAAGCACATGGACGCGGAGCTTATATTGCCATTTTGAATAAAGAAGCAAGAGAAGCTAAGAAAAAACGTGTTTTTGACCGAGCTTTTCAAACTAAAATTGCTGATGAGTTCTATGATGAGTTAATCACTTATGTTGAACACCTTGTTGCTCGACGAGAACTTGAATCTGCAACCTATTCCGCTGATTTAGCGCCGGACTACGACTAA
- a CDS encoding MarR family winged helix-turn-helix transcriptional regulator, protein MKTDFDKVNEWLIQLFHDFMILEEQFLKDSAYSDVTVKELQILTLVHTLGTCRATDIAKNQKLALSTITITLNRLEDKGYIERKRSTADRRVTHIILTSKGDELCATHREFFHTITDNLFDSVYGTTENKLAGELATLHDSLENMK, encoded by the coding sequence ATGAAAACAGATTTTGATAAGGTGAATGAATGGCTGATTCAACTCTTTCATGATTTTATGATATTAGAGGAGCAATTTTTAAAGGACTCAGCTTATTCAGATGTAACAGTAAAAGAATTACAAATTTTGACACTGGTTCATACGCTAGGAACTTGTCGTGCGACAGATATTGCCAAAAATCAAAAATTGGCCTTGTCAACAATTACAATTACCCTCAATCGATTAGAAGATAAGGGATATATTGAACGCAAGCGTTCTACAGCGGACAGACGAGTGACTCACATTATACTGACATCGAAGGGTGATGAGCTTTGTGCAACTCACCGTGAATTTTTCCATACGATTACAGATAATCTATTTGATAGCGTTTATGGAACTACTGAAAATAAATTGGCTGGTGAACTTGCAACCTTACACGATTCTTTGGAGAATATGAAATAA
- a CDS encoding beta-ketoacyl-ACP synthase III, with protein sequence MTFAKITQVAHYVPENVVSNDDLSKIMDTNDEWIYSRTGIKNRHISTGENTSDLAAKVAKQLISDSNLSPETIDFIIVATVTPDSLMPSTAARVQAQVGAVNAFAYDLTAACSGFVFALSTAEKLISSGAYQRGLVIGAEVFSKVIDWSDRSTAVLFGDGAAGVLIEAGASQPLILAEKMQTDGSRGNSLLSSYADIQTPFASVSYESSNLSMEGRAIFDFAVRDVPKNIQATLEKANLSAEEADYYLLHQANSRILDKMAKKLGVTRQKFLQNMQEYGNTSAASIPILLSESVKNGIFSLDGQTKVVLTGFGGGLTWGTAIINL encoded by the coding sequence ATGACTTTTGCGAAAATTACGCAAGTGGCACACTATGTGCCTGAAAATGTGGTATCTAATGATGACTTGTCCAAAATAATGGATACTAATGATGAATGGATTTACAGTCGGACAGGAATTAAAAATCGCCATATTTCAACTGGAGAGAACACCTCAGACTTAGCAGCTAAAGTTGCTAAGCAGTTGATTAGCGATTCAAACTTAAGCCCAGAAACGATTGACTTCATCATTGTTGCTACAGTAACTCCGGACTCATTGATGCCTTCAACCGCGGCACGGGTTCAAGCTCAAGTAGGAGCAGTTAATGCTTTTGCTTACGATTTGACTGCGGCTTGTTCAGGCTTTGTCTTTGCTCTATCAACAGCGGAAAAATTAATTTCCTCAGGAGCATATCAACGAGGGCTTGTCATTGGCGCAGAAGTCTTTTCAAAAGTAATTGATTGGTCAGACCGATCAACTGCTGTTCTTTTCGGAGATGGAGCTGCTGGTGTGCTTATTGAAGCTGGCGCGAGTCAACCTCTGATTCTTGCTGAAAAAATGCAAACAGATGGAAGTCGTGGGAACAGTTTACTTTCTAGTTATGCTGACATCCAAACTCCATTTGCCTCTGTCTCATACGAAAGTTCAAACTTGAGTATGGAAGGGCGAGCAATTTTTGATTTTGCCGTACGTGATGTTCCTAAAAATATCCAGGCAACTTTAGAAAAAGCTAATTTGTCTGCTGAAGAAGCAGATTATTATCTCCTTCATCAAGCGAATTCAAGAATCCTTGATAAAATGGCTAAAAAGCTTGGTGTGACGCGCCAAAAGTTCCTTCAAAATATGCAAGAATATGGTAACACATCGGCAGCAAGTATCCCTATATTGTTGTCAGAATCCGTAAAAAATGGTATATTTAGTTTGGACGGTCAAACTAAAGTCGTCTTGACAGGATTTGGCGGTGGACTCACTTGGGGTACAGCAATTATTAATTTATAA
- the infB gene encoding translation initiation factor IF-2 yields the protein MSDKKRINQIAKETGLTNAELVSAAQTLGFEVKSHSSSVTAEQAEKIIQSAKTGTDQTAKVAEKPVKKSQPKAAESAKKNKEDHPRTFAGKAVVEDPAILARIKAKEEAEKAAKVEVASTEHPVVTEKPKASEPVKKAEPKVEAKSEPKVEKVETKDNTATSKAEVKPENVADKKEPVVTEEKKKSLTQKPRIQIKVIKRAEDIKKEQAAARPEKKKFDKNRNDRNNRNDNRRPNQNGNGQGGNHYDKNRSSGQGQNQGQKRDKFASSGSAPATDSFTPATSGKTNRRDRDRKKSDNNRDNTKDGNRKGGPLRVNDNRNQVRNARNSNWNQKGGRGRHQNNQSSSVPATQRKFHELPESLEYEVGMNVQDIAKSIKREPAEIIKKLFMMGTMVNQNQSLDEDTIELILMDYGVTPVKKVEEDKSDIERLFVEDGYLKEESMVERPAVVTIMGHVDHGKTTLLDRFRESRVTEGEAGGITQHIGAYQIKSNGKKITFLDTPGHEAFTSMRARGASVTDITILVVAADDGVMPQTIEAINHSKAAGVPIIVAINKIDKPGANPQRVTQELTEHGVFPVAWDPENGSEFVEISAKFNQNLDELLDTVLLVAEVQELKADPTVRAIGTVVEARLDQGKGAIATLLVQQGTLHVQDPIVVGNTYGRVRTMTNDLGRRIKEAGPSTPIELTGLSDVPQAGDHFAVFEDEKAARAAGEERAKRAQLIKRQNTRRVNLDNLFDTLKEGQTKSVNIIIKADVQGSAEALAASLQKIEVEGVKVDIVHSAVGAISESDISLAAASNAIIIGFNVRPTGLAREQAAQEEVDIRLHSIIYKVIEEVETAMRGMLDPEFKEEIIGEAIVRETFNVSKVGTIAGFMVIRGKVARDASVRVIREGVVIHDGAIASLKHFKDDVKEVGNAQEGGLMVEDFNDVEIDDTFEVYKMVEIERK from the coding sequence TTGTCTGATAAAAAACGTATAAACCAAATTGCTAAGGAAACTGGATTAACAAATGCTGAACTTGTTTCGGCAGCACAAACTCTCGGTTTTGAAGTGAAATCACATTCAAGTTCTGTAACAGCAGAACAAGCAGAAAAAATCATTCAAAGTGCAAAAACAGGCACTGACCAAACTGCTAAAGTTGCTGAAAAACCTGTTAAAAAAAGTCAACCAAAAGCTGCTGAGTCAGCAAAGAAAAACAAGGAAGACCATCCACGCACATTTGCTGGAAAAGCAGTTGTTGAGGACCCAGCAATTTTAGCAAGAATTAAAGCTAAAGAAGAAGCTGAAAAAGCAGCAAAAGTAGAAGTTGCATCAACTGAACATCCTGTTGTTACAGAAAAACCTAAAGCTAGTGAACCAGTTAAAAAAGCTGAACCAAAAGTTGAAGCTAAATCTGAGCCAAAAGTTGAAAAAGTAGAAACAAAAGATAACACAGCAACGTCAAAAGCTGAAGTAAAACCAGAAAATGTTGCTGATAAAAAAGAACCAGTTGTTACTGAAGAAAAGAAAAAATCATTGACTCAAAAACCAAGAATTCAAATCAAAGTTATTAAACGTGCCGAAGATATCAAAAAAGAACAAGCGGCAGCTCGTCCTGAAAAGAAAAAATTCGACAAAAATCGTAATGACCGAAATAATCGTAATGATAATCGCCGTCCTAACCAAAATGGGAATGGTCAAGGTGGAAACCATTATGATAAGAACCGTTCATCTGGTCAAGGACAAAATCAAGGTCAAAAACGTGACAAATTCGCTTCATCAGGTAGTGCACCAGCAACAGATTCGTTTACACCAGCTACTTCTGGTAAAACAAACCGTCGTGACCGTGACCGTAAAAAATCTGATAATAACCGCGATAATACAAAAGATGGTAACCGTAAAGGTGGTCCACTTCGCGTAAATGATAATCGTAATCAAGTTCGTAATGCGCGTAATTCAAACTGGAATCAAAAAGGTGGTCGTGGTCGTCACCAAAACAACCAATCTTCAAGTGTTCCAGCAACTCAACGTAAATTCCATGAATTACCAGAAAGTCTTGAATATGAAGTAGGAATGAATGTTCAAGATATTGCTAAATCAATCAAACGCGAACCAGCTGAAATTATCAAAAAACTCTTCATGATGGGAACAATGGTCAATCAAAACCAATCACTTGATGAAGATACAATTGAGTTGATTCTCATGGATTATGGTGTAACACCAGTCAAAAAAGTTGAAGAAGATAAATCAGATATTGAACGTTTGTTTGTTGAAGATGGTTATCTTAAAGAAGAAAGCATGGTTGAACGCCCAGCTGTTGTTACAATTATGGGACACGTTGACCATGGTAAAACAACTTTGCTTGACCGTTTCCGTGAATCTCGTGTGACTGAGGGTGAAGCAGGTGGTATCACTCAACATATTGGGGCTTACCAAATCAAATCGAATGGTAAGAAAATTACTTTCCTTGATACGCCAGGTCACGAAGCCTTCACTTCTATGCGTGCTCGTGGTGCTTCTGTCACAGATATTACAATCCTTGTAGTTGCTGCTGATGATGGTGTAATGCCACAAACAATTGAAGCAATCAATCACTCTAAAGCCGCTGGGGTGCCAATTATTGTTGCAATTAACAAAATTGATAAACCAGGTGCAAATCCACAACGTGTAACACAAGAATTGACTGAACATGGTGTGTTCCCAGTCGCTTGGGATCCAGAAAATGGTTCAGAATTTGTTGAAATTTCGGCTAAATTTAACCAAAATCTTGATGAATTGTTAGATACAGTTCTTCTTGTGGCAGAAGTGCAAGAACTTAAGGCTGACCCAACTGTTCGTGCCATTGGTACTGTTGTTGAAGCACGTCTTGACCAAGGTAAAGGGGCAATTGCAACTCTCTTGGTACAACAAGGAACACTTCATGTTCAAGATCCAATTGTTGTCGGAAACACATATGGTCGTGTTCGTACAATGACAAATGACCTCGGACGTCGTATTAAAGAAGCTGGTCCGTCAACTCCAATTGAATTAACTGGACTTTCTGACGTACCACAAGCTGGTGATCACTTCGCAGTATTTGAAGATGAAAAAGCAGCTCGTGCGGCTGGGGAAGAACGTGCTAAACGTGCTCAATTGATCAAACGTCAAAATACACGTCGTGTTAACTTGGACAATCTCTTTGATACTCTTAAAGAAGGTCAAACTAAATCTGTTAACATTATCATCAAAGCGGATGTTCAAGGTTCTGCAGAAGCGCTTGCTGCTTCACTTCAAAAAATTGAAGTTGAAGGTGTGAAAGTAGATATCGTCCATTCAGCTGTTGGGGCAATTTCAGAGTCTGATATTTCACTTGCAGCAGCATCAAATGCGATTATCATTGGATTCAATGTTCGTCCAACTGGTCTTGCACGTGAACAAGCGGCTCAAGAAGAAGTTGATATTCGTTTGCACAGCATCATTTATAAAGTAATTGAAGAAGTTGAAACAGCGATGCGTGGAATGCTTGATCCTGAGTTCAAAGAAGAAATCATTGGTGAAGCAATTGTTCGCGAAACATTCAACGTTTCTAAAGTTGGTACAATTGCCGGATTTATGGTTATTCGTGGTAAAGTTGCCCGTGATGCTTCTGTCCGTGTCATTCGTGAAGGTGTCGTGATTCATGATGGAGCTATTGCCAGTCTTAAACATTTCAAAGATGACGTTAAAGAAGTCGGAAATGCTCAAGAAGGTGGTTTGATGGTTGAAGACTTCAACGATGTTGAAATTGATGATACATTTGAAGTTTACAAAATGGTTGAAATCGAACGTAAATAA
- a CDS encoding acyl carrier protein has product MAVFEKVQDIIVDELGKEKEEVTLETSFEELDADSLDLFQIINDIEDEFDVEVDTEADMKTVADLVKYVENNK; this is encoded by the coding sequence ATGGCAGTATTTGAAAAAGTACAAGATATTATCGTTGACGAACTCGGTAAAGAAAAAGAAGAAGTAACACTCGAAACTTCATTTGAAGAGCTCGACGCTGATTCACTTGACCTTTTCCAAATCATCAATGACATCGAAGACGAATTCGACGTTGAAGTTGATACAGAAGCAGATATGAAAACAGTTGCTGACCTCGTTAAATACGTAGAAAACAACAAATAA
- a CDS encoding pilin N-terminal domain-containing protein, producing the protein MTKSSKLMGFLIVTLLLFLGLVSQKAFADSRLIIVKYGLSPGATGFSENQTTNDGLQINNLPLDNLGNELSVLSGIHYLVYEISPTGDGSELKATNPPPSSYTVLKEVADLATDSNGVASLSVSDGYYLIEEQTNPQKGLLKAALPLVIKAPVSGLNEVYIYPKSSVDKEKTGPPNKPKPAPKPIEVPKAPKSKDDSSKKVFGLLPKTGVASSLLLTSYGFVLFLIIICLKKRRKKEEEVK; encoded by the coding sequence TTGACAAAAAGTAGCAAGTTAATGGGGTTCTTAATAGTCACTTTGCTTTTGTTTTTGGGACTTGTCAGTCAAAAAGCTTTTGCTGATAGTCGCTTAATTATTGTAAAATATGGCCTAAGCCCTGGAGCGACAGGTTTTAGCGAGAATCAGACGACAAATGATGGACTACAGATTAATAACCTCCCCTTGGATAATTTAGGAAACGAACTGTCAGTTCTTTCTGGAATTCATTATTTAGTTTATGAAATTTCACCTACTGGGGATGGTTCAGAACTTAAGGCAACAAATCCACCGCCATCAAGTTATACAGTTTTAAAAGAGGTTGCTGATTTGGCGACTGACTCTAATGGAGTAGCTAGTTTATCTGTGTCTGATGGTTATTATTTGATTGAAGAACAAACTAACCCTCAGAAAGGTTTGCTGAAAGCAGCTTTACCCTTGGTAATCAAGGCTCCAGTTTCAGGATTAAATGAAGTTTATATTTATCCTAAATCTAGTGTTGATAAGGAAAAAACCGGACCTCCAAACAAACCTAAGCCTGCTCCTAAACCAATTGAAGTTCCTAAAGCTCCTAAAAGTAAGGATGATTCATCAAAAAAAGTTTTTGGATTATTACCAAAAACTGGTGTAGCTAGTTCTCTTTTATTAACTTCTTATGGTTTTGTCTTATTTCTGATTATTATCTGCTTAAAAAAACGCAGAAAAAAAGAAGAAGAAGTTAAATAA
- the manA gene encoding mannose-6-phosphate isomerase, class I, whose product MKEPLFLNSVLQEKIWGGDHLKEFGYDLPSDKVGEYWAISAHPHGVSTIANGEFKGQKLDQLYASHRELFGDSKKEVFPLLTKILDANDWLSVQVHPDDEYGQKHEGELGKTECWYIISAEPGAEIIYGHNAKSREELAEMIKSGDWDHLLRKVKVKTGDFFHVPSGTMHAIGAGIVILETQQSSDTTYRVYDFDRKDDQGNLRELHIQQSIDVLNIPGDKVPENQVKTEKFADAEITTLVKSDFFDVYKWQIHGDHEFTKVVDYTLVSVLDGQGKLIVDGNEYPVEKGAHFILPSNIEKWNLSGQLEIIASNPA is encoded by the coding sequence ATGAAAGAACCATTGTTTTTGAACTCAGTTTTGCAAGAAAAAATCTGGGGCGGCGACCATTTGAAAGAGTTTGGCTATGATTTGCCATCAGACAAAGTTGGTGAATATTGGGCTATTTCTGCTCATCCACATGGTGTGTCAACAATTGCTAATGGCGAATTTAAAGGTCAAAAACTTGACCAATTATACGCAAGTCACCGCGAATTGTTTGGTGATAGTAAAAAAGAAGTTTTTCCCTTACTAACTAAAATTTTAGATGCCAATGACTGGCTTTCTGTGCAAGTTCATCCAGATGATGAATATGGACAAAAACATGAAGGTGAACTTGGAAAAACTGAATGTTGGTACATTATTTCAGCTGAACCAGGTGCTGAAATTATCTATGGACATAATGCTAAATCACGTGAAGAATTAGCAGAAATGATTAAATCTGGTGATTGGGATCATTTGTTACGTAAGGTAAAAGTGAAAACAGGAGATTTCTTCCATGTTCCGTCAGGAACAATGCACGCAATCGGTGCTGGAATTGTTATTCTTGAAACACAACAATCTTCTGATACAACTTACCGTGTTTATGATTTCGACCGTAAAGATGACCAAGGAAATCTACGTGAATTACATATTCAACAATCAATTGATGTATTGAATATTCCGGGCGACAAAGTTCCTGAAAATCAAGTTAAAACTGAAAAATTTGCTGATGCAGAAATTACAACTCTTGTGAAATCAGATTTCTTTGATGTTTATAAATGGCAAATTCATGGTGACCATGAATTTACCAAAGTTGTAGATTACACTTTAGTTTCTGTACTTGATGGTCAAGGAAAATTAATAGTTGATGGAAATGAATATCCAGTTGAAAAAGGAGCTCATTTCATCTTACCAAGCAACATTGAAAAATGGAATTTGTCTGGTCAATTAGAAATTATTGCCAGCAATCCTGCCTAA
- a CDS encoding CidA/LrgA family protein: MKIYLQLLIIFGFSFIGNVISNVFRLPVPGSILGMILLFLALQFKILEFRHVDEAGSFLINNMTILFLPAGVGIMAKWNLISHFWAQILLIVVGALVINMLILGKLVEWIKVKFEGDYVALKPDTTVTSSTEDQ, translated from the coding sequence ATGAAAATTTACCTGCAATTATTAATCATTTTTGGCTTTTCTTTTATTGGAAATGTCATTTCAAACGTCTTTCGTTTACCAGTTCCAGGCTCTATTCTAGGAATGATACTACTTTTCCTCGCATTACAATTCAAAATTCTTGAATTTCGTCATGTTGATGAAGCCGGCAGCTTTCTTATCAATAATATGACCATTTTATTTTTGCCAGCCGGTGTTGGAATTATGGCCAAATGGAATTTGATTAGCCACTTTTGGGCACAAATCCTCTTGATTGTTGTTGGAGCACTCGTTATAAATATGCTCATCTTAGGAAAATTAGTTGAATGGATTAAAGTTAAATTTGAAGGCGATTATGTCGCTTTAAAACCAGATACTACCGTCACTTCTTCCACTGAAGACCAATAA
- the nusA gene encoding transcription termination factor NusA, with protein MSKEMLNAFAMLEEQKGIKSEIVIEAIEQAITAAYKRQYGQAQNVKVIFDEKKGNFNVYSTREVVDEVFDSRLEISLEDAHELNPHYEIGDKIMFEEKPKDFARTAAGAAKQVIMQKMREEERTIIYNEYSRYKDEIIQGTVEKVDARAVYVNLGRVDALLTKKDQIPQENFHVGDRVKVYVTDVVLTPKGTRVFISRTAPDMLKRMFEKEIPEVFDGTVEIKSIARDAGDRAKVIVQSHDENVDAIGTMVGAKGSRIQGIIRELAGEKMDIIEWSEDKATLVANALKPARIEQVLITADGSSLAVVARDQLSLAIGKRGQNVRLAAHVTNSKIDIKAADEFNLDDYEFVGEDGEEIPTTKVDETLVVEEVVETPEVSESEE; from the coding sequence ATGAGCAAAGAAATGCTGAACGCCTTTGCAATGTTAGAAGAGCAAAAAGGAATCAAATCTGAGATTGTTATTGAAGCGATTGAGCAAGCTATCACAGCAGCTTACAAGCGTCAATATGGTCAAGCACAAAATGTTAAAGTTATCTTTGATGAAAAGAAAGGAAACTTCAATGTTTATTCGACTCGTGAAGTCGTGGATGAAGTTTTCGATAGTCGTCTTGAAATTTCACTTGAGGATGCGCATGAATTAAATCCTCACTATGAAATTGGCGACAAAATTATGTTTGAAGAAAAACCAAAAGATTTTGCTCGTACTGCTGCTGGAGCTGCTAAACAAGTTATCATGCAAAAAATGCGTGAAGAAGAACGCACAATTATTTATAACGAATATAGCCGTTACAAAGATGAAATCATCCAAGGAACAGTTGAAAAAGTTGATGCTCGTGCCGTTTATGTAAATCTTGGCCGTGTTGATGCTCTTTTGACTAAGAAAGACCAAATTCCACAAGAAAACTTCCATGTGGGAGACCGTGTAAAAGTTTATGTTACTGATGTTGTCTTGACTCCAAAAGGAACTCGTGTCTTCATTTCACGTACTGCGCCTGATATGCTCAAACGTATGTTTGAAAAAGAAATTCCTGAAGTTTTTGATGGAACTGTTGAAATCAAATCAATTGCTCGTGATGCTGGTGACCGTGCTAAAGTCATCGTTCAAAGTCATGATGAAAATGTTGATGCAATTGGTACAATGGTTGGGGCTAAAGGTTCACGTATCCAAGGAATCATTCGCGAACTTGCGGGTGAAAAAATGGATATCATTGAATGGTCAGAAGATAAAGCGACACTTGTTGCCAATGCTTTAAAACCTGCTCGTATTGAACAAGTTTTGATTACTGCTGACGGTTCAAGTTTAGCAGTTGTTGCGCGCGACCAATTGTCACTTGCCATTGGTAAACGTGGTCAAAATGTTCGTCTTGCTGCACATGTTACAAACAGTAAAATTGATATTAAAGCGGCTGATGAATTCAATCTGGATGATTATGAATTCGTGGGTGAAGATGGGGAAGAAATTCCAACAACTAAAGTTGACGAAACTCTTGTAGTTGAAGAAGTTGTTGAAACACCTGAAGTTAGCGAAAGTGAAGAATAA
- the rbfA gene encoding 30S ribosome-binding factor RbfA, with protein MGNSFRSDRVAVEIQREINDILRNKVRDPRVQDVNITDVQLTGDLSQATVYYSLLSNLASDNEKAATALKKATGLFKSELAKRMTIFKIPDLTFAKDESVEYGSKIDELLRGLNNKSEY; from the coding sequence ATGGGAAATTCTTTTCGTAGCGACCGTGTCGCTGTAGAAATTCAACGCGAAATCAATGATATTTTACGAAATAAAGTACGTGATCCACGTGTTCAAGATGTAAATATCACTGATGTTCAATTGACTGGTGATTTGAGTCAAGCGACTGTTTATTATAGCCTCTTGTCAAATCTTGCCTCTGATAATGAAAAAGCCGCAACTGCTTTGAAAAAAGCAACCGGTCTTTTCAAAAGTGAATTGGCAAAACGCATGACCATTTTCAAAATTCCAGATTTAACTTTTGCAAAAGATGAATCTGTTGAATATGGTTCAAAAATTGATGAGCTTCTTCGTGGGCTTAACAATAAATCAGAATATTAA
- the rimP gene encoding ribosome maturation factor RimP, producing MNDVVKIVEDFIRPHIPQPFELFAVEWEKFGGDMMLSILVDKEGGIEIDETAELSEIISPLLDTISPDPFPTEGYLLEVASPGAERPLRKAEHFAGAVGEYIFVKLYQKINNEKEITGDLVSFDGETLVVDVLDKTRHKNIEIPLSAVAKAQTMVKF from the coding sequence ATGAATGATGTTGTTAAAATTGTAGAAGATTTCATTAGACCTCATATTCCTCAACCTTTTGAACTGTTTGCAGTTGAATGGGAAAAATTTGGTGGAGATATGATGCTTTCAATTCTGGTGGATAAAGAAGGCGGAATCGAAATTGATGAGACGGCTGAGTTGAGTGAAATCATTTCACCTTTGCTTGATACCATTAGTCCAGACCCGTTTCCAACAGAAGGTTATCTACTAGAGGTTGCAAGTCCAGGAGCTGAACGTCCTTTGCGTAAAGCTGAGCATTTTGCGGGTGCAGTTGGTGAGTATATTTTCGTTAAACTTTATCAAAAAATCAATAATGAAAAAGAAATTACTGGTGATTTGGTAAGCTTTGATGGAGAAACTTTAGTGGTAGATGTCTTGGATAAGACCCGTCATAAAAATATTGAAATTCCTTTATCTGCTGTTGCAAAAGCACAAACGATGGTTAAATTTTAA
- a CDS encoding LrgB family protein: MNIITTDPLFGFVLTVLVFMIGVRINENFRKPWTNPLLFATVVIILILSLAHIPYKNYYIGGSIINDLIGPSTVALGIPLYKTFHLMKHHARSIVSSIAIAALVNCIFTALCAKFFSLSKLASLSIFPKSVTTAMAMGISDKMHGVEQITVVVVVATGILTSVLGGPLLKLFRITDPVAQGIALGGTGHAVGTGTAIELGKTQGAMAALSIGVTGIMYVIFAPIIAKIILGY; the protein is encoded by the coding sequence ATGAATATTATCACTACCGACCCTCTCTTTGGCTTTGTCCTTACCGTTCTTGTCTTTATGATTGGAGTACGAATTAATGAAAACTTTCGTAAGCCTTGGACAAACCCACTTCTTTTTGCGACTGTCGTAATAATCCTAATTCTCTCACTAGCTCATATCCCTTATAAAAACTATTATATCGGGGGTTCAATTATCAATGACCTTATTGGACCTAGTACCGTTGCTCTTGGAATTCCTCTCTATAAAACTTTCCACTTGATGAAACATCACGCGCGCTCAATTGTTAGCTCAATTGCTATTGCGGCTCTAGTCAACTGTATTTTTACCGCCCTTTGTGCTAAGTTTTTCAGCCTTAGTAAACTCGCTTCTCTTTCAATTTTCCCTAAATCAGTAACCACTGCAATGGCTATGGGAATTTCAGATAAAATGCATGGTGTTGAACAAATTACCGTTGTTGTCGTTGTTGCTACAGGAATCCTCACAAGCGTGCTGGGCGGCCCTCTCTTAAAACTCTTTAGAATTACTGACCCAGTTGCACAAGGGATTGCCCTCGGAGGAACTGGACATGCTGTCGGAACCGGAACAGCGATTGAACTTGGAAAAACCCAAGGTGCAATGGCAGCTCTTAGTATCGGAGTGACTGGTATTATGTATGTGATATTTGCTCCAATCATTGCCAAAATCATTCTTGGCTATTAA
- a CDS encoding YlxQ-related RNA-binding protein, translated as MDKKQQISNLLGIAKRAGKIISGEELVIKSIQSSKATLVFLANDAAANLSKRITDKSNYYEIAVSTLFTEIELSHAIGQNRKVIALVDDGFAKKMESLMNN; from the coding sequence ATGGATAAAAAACAACAAATTTCAAATTTACTAGGAATTGCAAAACGAGCTGGAAAAATTATTAGTGGTGAAGAATTGGTGATTAAATCAATTCAAAGCAGTAAAGCTACATTAGTTTTTCTTGCCAATGATGCCGCAGCAAATTTGAGTAAAAGAATTACTGATAAATCAAATTATTATGAGATTGCTGTCTCAACACTCTTTACAGAAATAGAATTATCGCACGCCATAGGACAAAATCGCAAGGTTATTGCACTTGTGGACGATGGATTTGCAAAGAAAATGGAGAGCCTCATGAACAATTGA